Below is a genomic region from Mauremys mutica isolate MM-2020 ecotype Southern unplaced genomic scaffold, ASM2049712v1 000160F_np12_subseq_3257749:3273607_obj, whole genome shotgun sequence.
CTGCtggcggctgccacacagggaacttcagggagctgatagtggggctgccggtccaccctggttccaagcctccaccagctagctgcaatgggctgctcttcctgcaagcagtggacaaagcaggcagctgccaaacaacgttataagggagcattgcgcaacatTAAACGAGCCTGTTCTCTAATTGAGCAGTAACGTAACATCGTTAACCAGGAcaactaagtgaggagttactgtattttagcagtactttaaaaaaaatatatagttgaAGTATGtctactttgaaaagtgactatgtaaagATGGCACATTCTTAGCCAATGGATCTGCTCCCTGTGTGTATCAGAATCATATCTAATGACTGGAGTTATAAAGCTTGTTACTTACCATAACTGTACTTTCTTGATAGTGTTGCCTCTGCATATTTTTGCATTGTGGAGGCACCCTCAGCACCACCAAGCTTCAAAAACCTTCTGAAAAACAGCACCCATTGAGGATGCACTATGACCTAGCAGTGAACTCAGTGTCCTCCACCTTCTTCATCAGGTCATCTATCTTATAGCTGAAAAGACCCTCCCCCCTTGAAAAGGTGGTCTGCAATACAGACTTAAGCCTCAGACAAAAGGCCCAAAGTACTGACTCCAAAAGAGCTGATGCCACCATATGAGTCAACACATCTGAACCATCACAAGTTGTCAGGACTGAGGTTTGGAACTTTATTTCCATTCTTTGGCTAGCAAAACCACCCATCCGCTGGCACGCATATTTAGTACTAGGTCTCTTTGGTACATGGGAAGCTCCTGGCCCTGATAAAAGAGATCCTGTGGCAAGTACTTTAGAAGCAGAAAACACCCTCAGAATTGATTACGTTCTTGCTCCTGAAGGCTCACATCTTTGAACTGTTGCAGCTTCAGAGCCCACTTAAGACTTAAGAACTGACACAAACTTCTTCACTGCCAAAGTCATCCCCATTTTGTTTGGCTTTGAAGTCAAATGTGGTCTATTCCTTCATGGGGGCAGAAGGATGACTTGGGGTGGGATTCATAAGGCTTCTGTTTTGAGGCCACAGAGCCTCTATTGACCATTGATGCAGGCTCAAATGTGAAGACCTTATACACAGAGCAGAAATCTGGGGAAGAAATATCCCCAGGCAAAATGAAGAGCATCATTCACATCCACCTCTAGGAAAACCATGAGACACAATGCACACAAAGGAAGTCCTTTCTCCTGCAGCTAATTGCAGAAAGGAAGTAATTGAAAAGTACGTGGCCCTTGGCTCCTGACATTTGGTGCTGCTTTTTAGAAGGTTCCCAAAGTTCAGCAGCACTGGTAGGAAGCTCATAACTCACAGGTGGGAGTACACCACAACCAACTTAGATTTTTCCAGTTTTCACCTCTGCTATCTATGCTAGCATTGTTACATGAGAGAGGATgtgctggattctattccttcttATGCATCATTAGCAGGAATGTTTACTAAGTGTCTATCAGGGAAGGCAATAATTGTTACTGAGAGCAAAATCTGTGttactgatgatgatgatgcacaagaaagaaagaatccTGTTTGACTTTTAGAATCCACACTGGGCTTAAAAGTAAAACATCTTTTTACTTGTAAGCTGAACACATTTGATAAGATAATTGATACACAAACATGAAGTCTCACATGCCATTTATTACTGTCACTTTTCTGAGTAGAGCTGCCTCTACATTTAGTCTTTTTCACAATTCAATCAAATGCCAAAGTAGTAACAAAGGTATCTCTTAACCTTCACCACACAAACCTAAAAATAGTGGTTACTAAACCATCTTAGTGTCTTTACTGAACAGGAGAAgttgttatttctatttttatccTTTAGCAGTTTTGGACCAGTTTTCTCTTCTTTCTGCAGAGCACttttatttcttctctctctttattGAATGTTTTGTTAGAAGTGCCTGCTGAGCACAAAAGGATGGAGGAAGGAATGACCTTGCTCAAAACTGCTTCTAGCTACTACAGACGTTGCCCAAAAGAAGCAAAAGCATCCCTCCACATTAATACAAGGAATTGAAAAAACACCAGGACCCAGTTAAAACACAATACAGTAGCCCTAAAAATGTTTATCAGCTCTGCTTTTACCTTGCTCATCAAGAAGCTTTTTTGTGAGATCTTCTGCTTCATCTCCACAGTCTAACTCCAAGTTATCATAATTAATGTCCAAATTCTCCATATCCAAGTCCAAGTCCTCACTACCAGCAACATCCTTATTATCCTTGGCATCTTTTGAATCTGTTTCAAAGAAAGCAGAAATATTGGACATGCAATGTAAACACAAGTAGACATGGCTTAAAAATATTCTAAGACATGTTGGTGCATCCCTGCATCTCTAGCTTGACCTCTTACACACCCTTATTCATGTCTAAGGAGAAACAGCACACTTCTTTTCTGACCAATACATCAGTCTTATGTGTCAACTCTGGACTTTGTGCCATTTTTCTTTTTGCCTGGAACAGTCTTCCTAATTCACTTCCTTGTGTGATGTGCTTCTGTTAAAAGGTGCTCACCCCTTTTGAGTGTTTTGGTTTGTTCCCAATTGTACTTGGGCTGGGATGTTATTTGTTAGGACACTATAGGTTATGTGTAGAATGCCTGTGTTTAATATCATGATTAAATAATAAACCTAAAATTGCAAAAGTGGCGTTTGTTGAAATCCCCAGTAGAAGTTAAAAGTTTTAAATTTGAATGTCCAAGGATTTGCATATCCAAATCAGGGAGAAAAATCCAAACAACTGGGAGGACCCAAGAACTTGAATACATGAGTCTATCAGCAAACTTTGAAAGGCTGGCCCATCATGCATAAAGTGAAGTTTTATTCTGTTTTAATGTGTGGAATCCATGACATCACGTCATGCCAGAAGTGGTACAACTTGAGAACAATAAGATTGTGAAGCTGTTCTGCACAGTCCAGGATGAGAATGCAAAAACTTAAGAAGCGAAACTACGTAGGGCAAACCGTGGTATCTTCCATGGAGATTTTACAGTTACAACATCTCCACCAAATCTGCCTGAAATGTGAGATACACAAGGCCAAGTCCCAGTCCCCAAAACACTGCAAGTTTCAAAAAATTTACAATGAACTTTCAAGCATCTCCTTTTTGCTCCCATCAGAAAACATTGTATTGCAGGCATTTTTTGGCTTGTGTTATaaaggaggttggactagatgatctaatagccGGTTCTtgtctttaaaatctatgaactcATGATAAGAATctgacattaaaatatatttttgttttcttagatGACCATCTTAATTCATCATAGCTAGAGTTCTTACCCCCTAGTATGCCTAAGACTACAACCTAATCATAACCAGCAGTATTCTTCCTGGTTTTACTATTCTTCTGCATACTGTATCTATAATCTCTAAATTAAATTAGTTTGCATTTTATAAACATATAgccctcttttttaaaaaattgatataCCTTAACTATTAGTTTTCATAAACTAACAAAATATTTGATAAAACTTTCAAGTGCTTTATATGGAAATAATATTTACTGGGGCACGCAATATGTTTAGTGGTTAGTACACAGGACTGAGGGTTTGTTTACACAGCAAGTTACTGCTCGTCAAGCCAGAATGTGGATCTACAGTACACCAACTGGCACACTAAAGATTCACACTATGGCTTGCCAAACAgtaacttgctgtgtagacaagccctcagagtcaAATGATTTGAGTTCCATTCCTGACAGGCACTAGCTCACTCTGTGATCATGGATAATGCATTAACCTTTGTGACTTAAGTTTTCGctttactggggggggggggggggggaaatagatgtctccactaggatttttgCACTGAGATAGttaaggcacaggtagtttttaccTCAATGCAGCTAATCCAAGTCAATCCCAGGTGTgttgggggtgcaggtgggataGCGTTGACCTTGATTAGCTACATTAAGGTAAAAACTACCttgccttgtctgcactagaaaTTTGCATCAAGATAGCTAACAAATTAATAATCTCAATGTATAAAAACCCCATACTTTTTTTGAGGTGAAGGCACAGCCTTGTTTCTTTCATATATAAAGatacaaatattaatatttacCCACCAAAACCACTCTGATATATTTGGGTGAAAAATGCTATcagtattcatttttatttattattattttcataaaAACTTTGTGTTCAGATGATCTATCTAGCATCATTTCTGTGCTCAAGATCATCCATCTTGGTGGAGTGTTCTGACTGCTATATCTATAATGATTATTTCAACTAAAGACTTTCCTTACTTTTGCTAAACTTGCATGGCTGTTGACAcgatacaatttttaaaaaatctagacCATTTTCTTCCAAATTGTTTTACCTCTAGATTCATCCTTGCTGGAGTCCTTGTTCTGAGAACATTTTTCATTATCTTTAAACAAAATGGCTGGCACAAAAGCTTTTAGATCAATAAGGTTCTCATAGAAATTTCGAGCATCTTCATCTTCCCAGATGCCCCCTTCCAGGTCATATTCTCCAGGTTTGCCAGGGGTAAAAATGTCAATGCCAGGCCCATGTTCTGGAATCACAGAATGTACAAATGACTAATTCATCAATATAATCATACTAAAAGAAAGATTTTCTTTTAAGCGAAGGGTTAAAGCTACATACACAAGTTTCAGATCATCtaattttaaaaagacagatttttgggataaacattaaaaaaatgtttccctgttACTGCCACTACCTTGGCTTCTAAAATTGAAAGTTATTAAACACATATCCGCAGCATCTTAAAGTACAACCAGACTAGTCTCATTCAAGAAGAAATCAAAACAATGAAATTACAAAACTAAATTGTGCAATCAAAAAGTAATCACAATTATATTAAACGAGAT
It encodes:
- the LOC123356986 gene encoding regulator of nonsense transcripts 2-like, coding for RILHSKGELSEDRHKQYEEFAMSYQKLLANSQSLADLLDENMPDLPQDKPTPEEHGPGIDIFTPGKPGEYDLEGGIWEDEDARNFYENLIDLKAFVPAILFKDNEKCSQNKDSSKDESRDSKDAKDNKDVAGSEDLDLDMENLDINYDNLELDCGDEAEDLTKKLLDEQGKSRADKHF